In one Pueribacillus theae genomic region, the following are encoded:
- a CDS encoding sporulation protein YpjB, with amino-acid sequence MKRILFIFLAIFLLQPHFVFSKENESRDWEATLNQMADQVLQLGKQQKYEEAKKVLINFSPLFLKISAENGLAMKDVKMMIYSYEQAEEALAAVQMDEVKRIEKLTQFRLAVNAVSSEHQPLWKEAENVVMNPLNQAIQSIGAENSNQFQFYLENFLAKYEMIRPSLAIDLPEHDYERLDSYIRYLKNNEGKIVGQNKKKQLLEIHKEFKAIFHEKEQSSADPGLFNVIYTIGGIIAVTLIYVGWRKYKGDKKRKKIKDKH; translated from the coding sequence ATGAAACGAATCTTATTTATTTTTCTAGCTATTTTTCTACTGCAGCCGCACTTTGTTTTTTCAAAAGAAAATGAGAGTCGTGATTGGGAAGCAACATTAAACCAAATGGCGGATCAAGTTCTTCAACTTGGGAAGCAACAAAAATATGAAGAAGCAAAAAAGGTCCTCATCAACTTTTCTCCTCTTTTTTTAAAAATTTCTGCCGAAAATGGACTAGCAATGAAAGATGTAAAAATGATGATTTATTCTTATGAACAGGCAGAGGAAGCGTTGGCGGCTGTTCAAATGGATGAGGTAAAAAGAATCGAGAAATTAACCCAATTTAGATTAGCTGTCAATGCGGTGTCAAGCGAACACCAACCGTTATGGAAAGAAGCGGAAAATGTCGTGATGAATCCACTAAATCAAGCCATTCAATCCATTGGAGCAGAGAATAGCAATCAATTTCAATTTTATTTAGAGAATTTTTTGGCCAAATATGAAATGATACGCCCATCGCTCGCCATTGACTTGCCGGAGCATGATTATGAACGTCTTGATTCATATATACGCTATTTAAAAAATAATGAAGGAAAAATTGTAGGACAAAATAAGAAAAAGCAACTTCTCGAAATTCATAAAGAATTTAAAGCGATATTTCATGAAAAAGAGCAATCAAGTGCTGATCCCGGTTTATTTAATGTGATTTACACGATTGGCGGAATCATTGCAGTTACATTAATTTATGTCGGATGGAGAAAATATAAAGGTGATAAAAAACGGAAAAAGATAAAAGACAAACATTAA
- a CDS encoding lipoprotein heptaprenylglyceryl N-acetyltransferase LhaT, translated as MWIFYILKQRSILWVLLLINILGTIYGYYWYRYQLDDTPWYFLPFVPDSPTASLFFVFVLIGFLLGRNFPLIEALAAITLFKYGIWAVGMNIGGIVATGQITIENWMLIFSHLGMAIQGLLYAPFYRITFIHFFIATLWTFHNDVIDYVFLMFPRYPSLDEYMPFIGYLTFWLSVLTCYLVYHVAVKKERLILDL; from the coding sequence ATGTGGATTTTTTACATATTAAAACAACGCTCAATCCTCTGGGTTTTGCTTCTCATTAACATACTTGGCACGATTTATGGCTACTATTGGTACCGTTATCAATTAGATGATACACCATGGTACTTCTTGCCGTTTGTTCCTGACAGCCCAACAGCAAGCCTTTTCTTTGTTTTTGTATTAATTGGATTTTTATTGGGTAGAAATTTCCCGCTTATCGAAGCATTGGCAGCGATTACATTGTTTAAATATGGGATTTGGGCTGTAGGAATGAATATTGGCGGAATCGTTGCAACAGGACAAATAACAATCGAAAATTGGATGTTAATTTTTTCTCATTTAGGTATGGCGATCCAAGGATTGTTATATGCTCCCTTTTATCGGATAACATTCATTCATTTCTTCATTGCAACGTTATGGACATTTCATAATGATGTGATTGATTATGTATTTCTTATGTTTCCGAGATATCCATCACTCGATGAATATATGCCATTTATCGGTTATTTAACCTTTTGGCTATCGGTTTTAACCTGTTATCTTGTTTATCATGTTGCTGTAAAAAAAGAACGTTTAATATTGGATCTATAG
- a CDS encoding menaquinol-cytochrome c reductase cytochrome b/c subunit, which produces MHRGKGMKFVGDSRIPAKKTSYIPKDYSEYPGKTEAFWPNFLLKEWMVGAVFLIGYLILTVAHPSPLERVADPTDTSYIPLPDWYFLFLYQLLKYKYASGDFTLVGALIIPGVAFTALLLAPWLDKGPERRPSKRPITVSIMLLAVISVIYLTWESVVTHDWEKAAAQGEIKEEVEFDKEAEGYQIYSEQSCVQCHGENLEGGVGPGLAGTGLSAEEIADIAVNGLPPGMPPNAFEGSDEELQKLAEFIASLE; this is translated from the coding sequence ATGCACCGTGGTAAAGGTATGAAGTTTGTTGGCGATTCCAGAATTCCAGCAAAAAAGACCTCTTACATTCCTAAAGATTATTCTGAATATCCCGGGAAAACAGAAGCGTTCTGGCCTAACTTCTTACTAAAAGAATGGATGGTTGGGGCTGTTTTCTTAATAGGGTATTTAATTTTAACTGTTGCGCATCCTTCACCATTGGAACGGGTAGCGGATCCAACCGATACTTCGTATATCCCGCTCCCTGACTGGTACTTTCTCTTCTTGTATCAGTTATTAAAATACAAATATGCATCAGGCGACTTCACTTTAGTTGGTGCACTTATTATTCCTGGTGTAGCGTTTACAGCATTATTGCTGGCACCTTGGCTTGACAAAGGACCTGAACGCAGGCCTTCTAAACGACCAATTACGGTAAGCATTATGCTTTTGGCTGTTATTTCAGTTATTTACTTAACTTGGGAGTCTGTTGTTACCCATGACTGGGAAAAAGCGGCGGCGCAAGGTGAAATTAAAGAAGAAGTTGAATTTGATAAAGAAGCGGAAGGTTACCAAATTTATTCAGAACAAAGCTGTGTTCAGTGTCATGGTGAGAATTTAGAAGGTGGAGTTGGCCCAGGGCTTGCTGGTACAGGACTATCCGCTGAAGAAATTGCAGACATTGCGGTTAATGGCCTTCCACCAGGAATGCCGCCGAACGCTTTTGAAGGTTCAGATGAAGAACTTCAAAAACTTGCAGAATTTATTGCATCACTTGAATAA
- the qcrB gene encoding menaquinol-cytochrome c reductase cytochrome b subunit, translating to MLQKMYDWVDERLDITPLWRDIADHEVPEHVNPAHHFSAFVYCFGGLTFFIVVIQILSGMFLTMYYVPDVINAWESVYYLQNEVAFGVIVRGMHHWGASLVIVMLFLHTLRVFFQGAYKKPRELNWVVGVLIFFVMLGLGFTGYLLPWDMKALFATKVGLQIAEAVPFVGTAIKTLLAGDATVIGAQTLARFFAIHVFFLPAALLGLLAAHFIMIRKQGISGPL from the coding sequence ATGCTTCAGAAAATGTATGACTGGGTTGACGAACGGCTTGACATTACTCCGTTATGGCGTGATATTGCCGATCATGAAGTTCCTGAACACGTAAACCCTGCCCATCACTTTTCAGCTTTTGTTTACTGTTTTGGCGGATTAACTTTCTTCATTGTTGTTATTCAAATTTTATCAGGTATGTTCCTAACAATGTATTACGTTCCTGACGTTATTAACGCTTGGGAATCTGTTTATTATCTACAAAACGAAGTTGCCTTCGGTGTTATCGTAAGGGGTATGCACCACTGGGGAGCCAGTTTAGTCATTGTCATGTTATTTTTACATACATTAAGAGTATTTTTCCAAGGCGCTTACAAGAAACCGCGTGAACTTAACTGGGTAGTTGGCGTATTAATTTTCTTCGTTATGCTTGGATTAGGTTTCACTGGGTACTTGCTTCCTTGGGATATGAAAGCATTATTCGCAACAAAAGTAGGCCTGCAAATTGCAGAAGCGGTGCCATTTGTTGGTACAGCTATCAAAACGTTGTTAGCTGGTGACGCAACAGTTATCGGTGCGCAGACATTGGCTCGTTTCTTTGCGATCCATGTATTTTTCTTACCTGCAGCATTGCTTGGACTGTTAGCTGCTCACTTTATTATGATTCGAAAACAAGGTATTTCTGGCCCGCTATAG
- a CDS encoding QcrA and Rieske domain-containing protein, whose product MGTGGFMAAGMLMPMVRFAIDPILKTEAASDMVDIDMKVDDITTEPQMKKFKVHQVDGWYESDVEQAAFVFKNDKGDIVALSPVCKHLGCTVDWGTNPAYPDEFFCPCHAGRYYKDGVNVEGTPPLAPLDVYEMDIKDGKVFLGKPMPHPKA is encoded by the coding sequence ATGGGTACTGGAGGTTTCATGGCGGCTGGTATGTTAATGCCGATGGTTCGTTTTGCGATTGATCCAATCTTAAAGACGGAAGCGGCATCTGACATGGTAGACATCGATATGAAAGTTGATGATATCACAACAGAACCCCAAATGAAGAAGTTTAAAGTTCATCAAGTTGACGGATGGTATGAGTCAGACGTTGAACAAGCAGCTTTTGTTTTTAAAAACGATAAAGGCGATATCGTTGCGTTATCACCTGTCTGTAAGCATTTGGGCTGTACAGTTGACTGGGGTACAAACCCTGCATACCCAGATGAGTTCTTCTGTCCATGCCATGCTGGACGCTATTACAAAGATGGCGTTAACGTTGAAGGAACGCCACCGCTTGCTCCACTGGATGTCTATGAAATGGATATTAAGGATGGTAAAGTGTTTTTAGGAAAACCGATGCCTCATCCAAAAGCTTAA
- a CDS encoding YpiF family protein: protein MKWNSKEIDIYLTSKEYVDTAFITLIPISFNGEMKQSVAMGEFSTVLTNEIERQLHGRTLAFPPFTYLKSEEREKKLNRLKEWTSKLFEQGFQHLFLFTSDTEWKQFEHDLDAALIWLPVIPLEHMDGKYKAEILQEQTKQLLQIVTNKWQTES, encoded by the coding sequence TTGAAATGGAATTCGAAAGAAATTGATATTTACTTAACTTCAAAAGAATATGTTGATACGGCTTTCATAACTTTAATCCCGATTTCTTTTAACGGTGAAATGAAGCAATCTGTAGCAATGGGCGAATTCAGCACCGTTTTAACAAATGAAATTGAAAGGCAGCTTCATGGAAGGACGCTGGCTTTTCCGCCGTTCACCTATTTAAAGTCTGAAGAAAGAGAAAAAAAGTTAAACAGGCTAAAGGAATGGACTAGCAAACTGTTCGAGCAAGGATTTCAGCATCTTTTTTTATTTACATCGGATACGGAGTGGAAACAATTTGAGCATGATTTAGATGCGGCGCTTATCTGGCTGCCAGTTATACCTCTCGAACATATGGACGGGAAGTATAAAGCGGAAATTTTGCAAGAGCAAACGAAACAACTTCTTCAAATTGTAACAAATAAGTGGCAAACGGAAAGTTAA
- a CDS encoding ReoY family proteolytic degradation factor, with the protein MNSSISIAEKKEFLKWFLKNYRFHKRECVWLINYFISDDLVMENLHFVEKAEYCPKAIILSTVCSNEVPFRFLKENIVTSDVEKSFHDIRLNPEEQVFVQLNFQHSNKNPQYSVVMEENPFLPESLHPTKQYEIWAGLILDEAVTSYREQCLYEKINEALDNKDKETFLKLTEQLKRERSSMQ; encoded by the coding sequence ATGAACAGCTCCATTTCGATTGCCGAGAAGAAAGAATTTCTAAAATGGTTTTTAAAAAATTATCGATTCCATAAGCGGGAATGTGTCTGGCTCATCAATTACTTTATTAGTGATGACCTTGTCATGGAAAATCTTCATTTTGTAGAGAAGGCTGAATATTGCCCAAAAGCAATTATTCTCTCTACCGTTTGTTCAAATGAAGTTCCTTTTCGCTTTTTGAAAGAAAATATTGTCACTTCTGATGTTGAAAAATCTTTTCATGATATCCGTTTAAACCCTGAAGAACAGGTTTTTGTCCAGCTTAATTTTCAACATTCAAACAAAAACCCTCAGTATAGTGTCGTGATGGAAGAAAATCCATTTTTACCGGAAAGCCTTCACCCAACCAAACAATATGAAATTTGGGCTGGTTTGATTCTTGACGAGGCGGTAACGAGCTATAGGGAGCAATGCCTATACGAAAAAATAAACGAAGCGCTTGATAACAAAGATAAAGAAACCTTCTTGAAATTAACTGAACAATTAAAACGAGAAAGGTCCTCTATGCAATGA
- a CDS encoding tetratricopeptide repeat protein, with amino-acid sequence MDFIEKAIKKIEEGSISEGLGLLEQYKTSDDENLLFETAKTYAHFGFLDKAEEITSQLLQRFPNDGELLVFSAECFIELGEDERAMERLDQVTQNDENYLSALLLLADLYQSQGLEEVAERKLMEAYDYEPSEPVIWYGLAEFYLNQGNPYKANVFYEKVLNESEFIPDHSIYLHYAESLSLIGEFEKALPLYEKGLESEINLDGLFRFGYTAFKAGEYKAAIQALEKLKSADKQYSTLYPLLAKAYEAVGATSEAKAVLEEGMLEDEHNEELYLELSQLALKSGDPSSAEQNLKKIFQLNPGSFRASQMFISLLKRDERYDEMINHILHLKEIEETEPIFDWELAEAYEKNEEYEKAGKYYDASYPHFKNNSDFLEQYGRFLMEEGKTEEAKTCFVQAIKMDSSLTHLEELVWEMENR; translated from the coding sequence ATGGACTTCATCGAAAAAGCGATAAAAAAGATTGAAGAAGGTTCAATTTCTGAAGGGCTGGGTTTATTAGAGCAATATAAAACAAGCGATGATGAAAATTTGCTATTTGAAACAGCGAAAACTTACGCACATTTTGGTTTTTTAGATAAAGCTGAAGAAATTACATCTCAATTATTGCAACGTTTCCCAAATGATGGAGAACTGCTTGTTTTTTCAGCAGAGTGTTTTATTGAGCTGGGCGAAGATGAAAGGGCAATGGAACGGTTAGATCAAGTGACGCAAAATGATGAAAATTATTTAAGTGCTTTGCTTTTATTAGCTGATCTGTATCAATCCCAAGGTTTGGAGGAAGTTGCTGAAAGAAAATTAATGGAAGCTTATGATTATGAACCATCGGAACCTGTCATTTGGTACGGTCTTGCTGAATTTTACTTAAATCAGGGTAACCCTTATAAAGCGAATGTTTTTTATGAAAAAGTGCTTAATGAAAGTGAATTTATTCCGGATCATTCTATTTATTTGCATTATGCTGAATCGTTGAGCTTAATTGGTGAGTTTGAGAAAGCATTGCCTCTTTATGAAAAAGGGTTAGAGTCTGAAATTAATTTAGACGGTTTGTTTCGTTTTGGGTATACTGCTTTTAAAGCCGGGGAATATAAGGCTGCTATTCAAGCCCTAGAAAAGCTAAAATCAGCTGATAAGCAATATAGCACACTTTATCCGTTATTGGCCAAAGCATATGAAGCGGTTGGCGCCACCAGTGAAGCCAAGGCAGTGTTAGAAGAAGGCATGTTAGAAGACGAACATAATGAAGAATTGTATCTGGAATTAAGCCAACTTGCATTAAAATCAGGAGATCCATCATCTGCTGAACAAAATTTAAAGAAAATTTTTCAATTGAATCCTGGATCATTTAGAGCCTCACAAATGTTCATTTCACTCTTGAAAAGGGATGAGCGTTATGATGAAATGATTAATCATATTCTTCATTTAAAAGAAATCGAAGAAACCGAGCCGATATTTGATTGGGAACTCGCCGAAGCTTACGAAAAAAATGAAGAATATGAAAAAGCTGGAAAGTATTATGACGCAAGCTATCCACATTTTAAAAACAATAGTGACTTTCTTGAGCAGTACGGCCGCTTTCTAATGGAAGAAGGGAAAACCGAGGAAGCAAAAACATGCTTTGTTCAAGCAATAAAGATGGACAGTAGTTTAACCCATCTCGAGGAGTTAGTTTGGGAAATGGAAAATCGCTAA
- a CDS encoding DUF1801 domain-containing protein, with translation MPSNKKTGEKEKLSGPEQVAKFMNNLEHPFKEEIAEVRKIILGINSRITEKIKWNAPSFCVDDDDRITFNLHGKGFFRLVFHCGTKVKDTAKKEPLFVDNTGLLEWATGDRAIVKFTDMSDVKSKENDLRKVVNKWIDATM, from the coding sequence ATGCCATCAAATAAAAAAACTGGCGAAAAGGAGAAATTGTCTGGTCCCGAACAGGTAGCAAAATTTATGAACAACCTTGAACACCCCTTTAAAGAGGAAATAGCAGAAGTTCGAAAAATCATTTTAGGAATAAACAGCAGAATCACTGAAAAAATCAAATGGAATGCACCGAGTTTCTGTGTTGATGATGATGATAGGATAACCTTTAATCTCCATGGAAAAGGTTTTTTTCGACTGGTCTTTCACTGTGGAACTAAGGTCAAAGATACTGCAAAAAAGGAACCTCTGTTTGTAGATAATACCGGATTATTGGAGTGGGCTACTGGAGATAGAGCTATAGTGAAATTTACTGATATGAGTGATGTGAAATCTAAGGAAAATGACCTTAGAAAGGTTGTAAATAAATGGATTGATGCGACAATGTGA
- a CDS encoding DUF3995 domain-containing protein, with product MQRNYWMIAFGIVWTIFFSGMSFYWAMGGLLGVRSLGGSIYEMSLNPSSSFVLIVWLTGFIKLLGLILLLMLLVQWKKPIITKILFSVAKIAGVLLFLYGFLNFVTITLSTFHILDFDLDSYATFWRLIFWEPFWMIGGVFYFFSIKSKKSMFNY from the coding sequence ATGCAGAGGAATTATTGGATGATAGCTTTCGGAATTGTTTGGACGATTTTTTTTTCAGGTATGAGCTTTTATTGGGCAATGGGTGGCCTACTTGGAGTTCGATCTCTGGGAGGGTCTATTTATGAGATGTCCCTAAACCCTTCTTCCTCGTTCGTCTTGATTGTTTGGCTTACTGGTTTTATTAAATTACTGGGGTTAATATTATTGTTAATGCTTCTTGTTCAATGGAAGAAGCCTATAATAACCAAAATTCTTTTTTCCGTCGCGAAAATTGCAGGGGTCTTATTGTTCTTATATGGATTTCTTAATTTTGTCACAATCACATTAAGTACGTTTCATATTTTAGATTTTGATTTAGATTCATATGCAACGTTTTGGAGATTAATTTTCTGGGAACCTTTTTGGATGATCGGTGGAGTTTTTTACTTTTTTTCCATCAAAAGCAAAAAATCTATGTTCAACTATTGA
- a CDS encoding RBBP9/YdeN family alpha/beta hydrolase, producing the protein MQKHVLFIQGAGQGAYEEDGKLAEYLQDVLGSEYDVRYPRMPNEEKPEYETWKAQIGEDLSTLNGEVFLVGHSVGGSVLLKYLSEEEMTNTITGVFLIAPPYDESVLQEDSSSKLHKVPSIFFYHSRDDEIVPFSHLTYYAEKLPKATIRKLDGRGHQFDNDLSEIVEDIKGL; encoded by the coding sequence ATGCAAAAACACGTGTTATTCATTCAAGGTGCAGGCCAGGGAGCATACGAGGAAGATGGAAAATTAGCAGAATATCTGCAAGATGTGCTTGGTTCCGAATATGATGTACGGTATCCTAGGATGCCTAATGAGGAAAAACCTGAGTATGAAACATGGAAAGCTCAGATTGGAGAAGACCTCAGCACACTAAATGGTGAAGTATTTCTTGTTGGACACTCCGTGGGAGGTTCAGTTTTGTTGAAATACCTTTCTGAAGAGGAGATGACAAATACCATTACTGGCGTGTTCCTAATCGCACCACCATATGACGAGTCTGTGTTGCAAGAAGACTCATCCTCAAAGCTTCACAAGGTGCCAAGTATTTTCTTTTACCATAGCCGCGACGATGAAATCGTACCTTTTTCCCATCTTACATATTATGCGGAAAAACTCCCGAAGGCGACTATTCGGAAGTTAGATGGGCGCGGGCACCAGTTTGACAATGATTTGTCTGAAATTGTTGAGGATATCAAAGGATTGTGA
- the aroA gene encoding 3-phosphoshikimate 1-carboxyvinyltransferase codes for MGKRLSPANQPLQGELKVPGDKSISHRSIMLGAVANGTTTIKGFLPGEDCINTIKCFKKLGVPIEIEKEDVIVVGNGFEGLQEPNDVLYVGNSGTLNRLLLGLLAGRPFHSVLYGDESIASRPMDRVAKPLRQMGAVIDGRKNGSYPPISVRGGNLKGIEYESPVASAQVKSAILLAGLQANGVTTITEPALSRDHTERMLTAFGVELKRENTTVSLEGNQRLHGTNIQVPADISSAAFFIVTALITKDSELTLTDVGMNPTRSGIVDALLAMGANITMLNERQINGEPVADLHIKSSPLKNIEINGELIPRLIDEIPILALAATQAEGKMVISDAEELKVKETNRIDAVVNQLRLLGANIEATEDGMIIEGRTNLHGGTVDSLGDHRIGMMLAIASLVASGEVVLQNEGCISISYPDFFPDLANLKNN; via the coding sequence ATGGGAAAACGATTATCGCCTGCCAATCAGCCTTTACAAGGGGAACTAAAGGTTCCTGGAGATAAGTCGATTTCACACCGCTCGATTATGTTAGGTGCAGTCGCCAATGGTACAACAACAATCAAAGGATTTCTACCCGGAGAAGATTGTATCAATACGATAAAATGCTTCAAGAAGTTAGGTGTTCCTATCGAAATTGAGAAAGAAGATGTGATCGTTGTCGGTAACGGATTTGAAGGGCTCCAAGAACCGAATGATGTATTATATGTTGGCAATTCAGGAACATTAAATCGCCTTCTTCTAGGATTGCTTGCAGGAAGGCCGTTTCATTCCGTCTTATATGGGGATGAATCGATCGCCTCCCGGCCAATGGATCGTGTCGCAAAACCGCTTCGCCAAATGGGAGCGGTCATTGACGGCCGGAAAAATGGTTCTTACCCTCCAATTTCCGTTCGAGGTGGAAACTTAAAAGGAATTGAATATGAATCGCCTGTCGCAAGCGCCCAAGTAAAATCAGCAATCTTATTAGCGGGCTTGCAGGCAAATGGCGTGACAACCATTACAGAACCGGCATTGTCAAGGGATCATACAGAACGAATGCTCACGGCTTTTGGCGTTGAATTAAAAAGAGAGAACACAACAGTATCTTTAGAAGGGAATCAGCGGCTGCATGGAACGAATATCCAAGTACCGGCTGACATTTCATCCGCTGCGTTTTTTATCGTTACAGCATTAATTACAAAGGACAGTGAACTAACCTTAACAGACGTTGGAATGAATCCGACTCGATCCGGCATTGTTGATGCTCTTTTAGCCATGGGAGCAAATATTACGATGTTAAATGAGCGGCAAATCAACGGGGAACCAGTTGCTGATTTACATATAAAATCATCTCCGTTGAAAAATATCGAAATAAATGGCGAATTGATCCCGCGTTTAATTGATGAGATTCCAATATTAGCTCTGGCTGCAACACAGGCTGAAGGAAAGATGGTCATAAGCGATGCTGAAGAGCTTAAAGTGAAGGAAACGAATCGGATTGATGCAGTAGTCAATCAATTGCGCCTTTTGGGAGCTAACATTGAGGCGACTGAAGATGGAATGATTATTGAAGGAAGAACAAATTTACATGGCGGAACTGTTGATAGTTTGGGCGATCACCGCATTGGCATGATGCTTGCGATTGCGAGCCTTGTTGCTTCCGGGGAAGTTGTCTTACAAAACGAAGGCTGTATTTCCATATCCTATCCAGACTTTTTTCCAGATTTAGCAAATCTAAAAAATAATTAG
- a CDS encoding prephenate dehydrogenase has product MDGKRVLIIGLGLIGGSIALAIKKKHKAVIVGFDVDETQAKLAKSLDIIDDITDSLEEGVKGASLIIIATPVQQTEKIIDQLAMLSLEENVIITDVGSTKKSIVDKSSVLKNKNAIFIGGHPMAGSHKSGVIASKAHLFENAFYILTPDTNCQKRFVNGLKNWLEGTNATFIEMSPSQHDKLVGVISHFPHIIAASLVHQLAHVEEEEQNISRFAAGGFRDITRIASSSPIMWRDILLHNRDVLLSLLEKWELEMTSVKKMLKKADENEIYDYFSSAKQFRDKLPERSKGAIPSFYDLFVDVEDYPGVIAHVTGILGGRDISITNIRIIETREDILGVLRLSFRSEAERQKAKTLLSEYRYETYILD; this is encoded by the coding sequence ATGGATGGGAAACGGGTTTTAATTATTGGATTAGGGCTGATTGGAGGATCCATTGCCTTAGCAATTAAAAAAAAGCATAAGGCGGTAATTGTTGGATTTGATGTGGATGAGACACAGGCAAAATTGGCTAAGTCGTTGGATATTATTGATGACATAACTGACTCGTTGGAAGAAGGTGTAAAAGGCGCTTCTCTCATTATTATCGCCACACCTGTACAGCAAACAGAGAAAATCATTGATCAGCTTGCTATGTTGTCTTTAGAAGAAAATGTCATCATTACAGATGTAGGGAGCACAAAGAAATCAATCGTTGATAAATCATCTGTTTTAAAAAATAAAAACGCCATTTTTATCGGTGGGCATCCAATGGCCGGTTCTCATAAATCCGGCGTTATCGCCTCTAAAGCCCATCTATTTGAAAATGCTTTTTACATTCTGACACCAGATACAAATTGCCAAAAAAGATTCGTCAACGGCCTAAAAAATTGGCTTGAAGGAACGAATGCAACATTTATCGAAATGAGCCCCTCCCAGCATGACAAGCTTGTCGGAGTAATTAGCCATTTCCCGCATATTATTGCTGCATCCCTCGTTCACCAACTAGCGCATGTGGAGGAAGAGGAACAAAATATTTCAAGGTTTGCCGCAGGAGGTTTCCGGGATATTACGAGAATTGCATCTTCAAGCCCGATTATGTGGCGTGATATTTTGTTACATAATAGAGATGTTTTGCTCTCACTATTGGAAAAATGGGAATTAGAAATGACCTCTGTAAAGAAAATGCTTAAAAAAGCCGACGAAAACGAGATCTATGACTATTTTTCCTCGGCAAAACAATTTCGCGATAAACTTCCCGAACGATCAAAAGGCGCAATTCCTTCTTTTTACGATTTATTTGTTGACGTGGAAGACTACCCAGGTGTCATTGCCCATGTGACCGGAATACTTGGGGGAAGGGATATCAGTATTACGAACATCAGAATCATTGAAACGAGAGAGGACATTCTAGGCGTTCTTCGATTAAGCTTCCGCAGCGAAGCAGAACGGCAAAAAGCAAAGACTCTTTTAAGTGAATATCGCTATGAAACATACATTCTTGACTAA